From Bradyrhizobium erythrophlei:
CGGCATGCTGGCTGCGGACCCGCCGCCCATCGTCGGCGGCAGCCAGGACGACCTCCTGGAATGGGCGTTACGCGAATCCGGCTCCGGCCTTGCCTCGCTCGCCGAGGGCACTGCACGCGGCGTCGCGCGGCTCGAGCGGGGCGAGGTGATCGCTGCGGCCGTGCATTTCCACAGCCCCGCGATGTCGGAGGGTTCCACCGACGACGCCAATGTCGCCGCGGTGCGCACGGTGCCGGGGCTGCATGATGCGGTGTTGGTCGGCGTGGTCCGCCGCGAACAGGGACTTCTGGTCGCCCCCGGCAATCCGAAACAGCTCAACAGCCTGGCCGATGTGCTGGCCTCCCGGGTGAAAATGGCGGTCAGGCAACCCGGCGCGGGGGCGCAGATGTTGCTCGAGACGCTGCTGGCGCGCGCCGGTGCCGGCCCCAAGGATTTGCGCCGGCTCGAGCCGCCGTGCCTGACCGGTCCCGATCTCGCCGCGGCGGTCCGCGCCGGCAAGGCCGACTGCGGCGTCGCGACCCGCGCCGCAGCAAAAGCGGCGGGGCTCGATTTCGTCCCGCTGCTGTTCGAGAATTTCGATCTGCTGACCCGGCAGCGCAGTT
This genomic window contains:
- a CDS encoding helix-turn-helix transcriptional regulator — encoded protein: MEFLTTAEAADYLRLGERKLYELVTAGAIPCSKVTGKWLFPRHELDLWVRSGLARPAGMLAADPPPIVGGSQDDLLEWALRESGSGLASLAEGTARGVARLERGEVIAAAVHFHSPAMSEGSTDDANVAAVRTVPGLHDAVLVGVVRREQGLLVAPGNPKQLNSLADVLASRVKMAVRQPGAGAQMLLETLLARAGAGPKDLRRLEPPCLTGPDLAAAVRAGKADCGVATRAAAKAAGLDFVPLLFENFDLLTRQRSYFRPSMQALVGFLRDTRLKQRAIELGGYDTAPAGLIRFAA